One genomic region from Ammospiza caudacuta isolate bAmmCau1 chromosome 1, bAmmCau1.pri, whole genome shotgun sequence encodes:
- the HAS2 gene encoding hyaluronan synthase 2, producing MYCERFICILRILGTTLFGVSLLLGITAAYIVGYQFIQTDNYYFSFGLYGAILASHLIIQSLFAYLEHRKMKRSLETPIKLNKTVALCIAAYQEDPDYLRKCLLSVKRLTYPGIKVVMVIDGNSEDDVYMMDIFTEIMGRDSCATYIWSNNFHDKGPGETEESHRESMQHVSQLVLSNKSVCIMQKWGGKREVMYTAFKALGRSVDYVQVCDSDTMLDPASSVEMVKVLEEDPMVGGVGGDVQILNKYDSWISFLSSVRYWMAFNIERACQSYFGCVQCISGPLGMYRNSLLHEFVEDWYNQEFMGSQCSFGDDRHLTNRVLSLGYATKYTARSKCLTETPIEYLRWLNQQTRWSKSYFREWLYNAMWFHKHHLWMTYEAVITGFFPFFLIATVIQLFYRGKIWNILLFLLTVQLVGLIKSSFASFLRGNIVMVFMSLYSVLYMSSLLPAKMFAIATINKAGWGTSGRKTIVVNFIGLIPVSIWFTILLGGVIFTIYKESKKPFSESKQTVLIIGTILYACYWVLLLTLYMVLINKCGRRKKEQQHYDMVLDV from the exons ATGTATTGTGAGAGGTTTATATGCATCCTGAGAATACTTGGAACCACACTCTTCGGGGTGTCCCTCCTGCTGGGAATCACCGCTGCTTACATTGTGGGCTACCAGTTCATCCAAACAGACAACTACTACTTCTCCTTTGGACTCTATGGTGCTATCCTGGCATCACATCTCATCATCCAAAGCCTGTTTGCCTACCTAGAGCACAGGAAAATGAAACGGTCGCTAGAGACTCCAATCAAACTGAACAAAACAGTTGCCCTTTGTATTGCTGCCTATCAAGAAGATCCTGACTACTTAAGAAAATGTTTACTTTCTGTAAAAAGATTGACCTACCCTGGAATTAAAGTTGTTATGGTCATTGATGGGAACTCAGAAGACGACGTTTACATGATGGacattttcactgaaatcaTGGGTAGGGACAGTTGTGCCACTTATATCTGGAGTAATAATTTCCACGACAAAGGTCCTGGTGAGACAGAGGAGTCTCACAGAGAGAGCATGCAACACGTATCTCAGCTGGTCCTGTCCAACAAAAGTGTTTGCATCATGCAGAAATGGGGTGGAAAAAGAGAAGTAATGTACACAGCATTCAAAGCACTGGGGAGAAGTGTGGATTATGTACAG GTCTGTGATTCAGATACAATGCTTGATCCAGCCTCATCAGTGGAGATGGTAAAAGTTTTAGAAGAAGATCCAATGGTTGGAGGAGTTGGAGGTGATGTGCAG atttTGAACAAATATGATTCCTGGATCTCCTTTCTGAGCAGCGTGAGATACTGGATGGCGTTTAACATCGAAAGAGCCTGTCAGTCCTActttggctgtgtgcagtgCATCAGCGGACCTCTGGGAATGTACAGAAACTCTTTACTCCATGAATTTGTGGAAGATTGGTATAATCAAGAGTTTATGGGCTCCCAGTGCAGCTTTGGAGATGACAGGCATCTAACTAACAGAGTGCTAAGTCTGGGCTATGCAACAAAATACACAGCTAGATCCAAGTGCCTTACGGAAACACCGATAGAGTATCTCAGGTGGCTGAATCAGCAGACCCGCTGGAGTAAATCCTACTTTAGAGAGTGGCTTTATAATGCCATGTGGTTCCACAAGCACCATTTGTGGATGACCTATGAAGCTGTAATCACTggattctttcctttcttccttattGCCACAGTCATTCAGCTCTTCTACAGGGGAAAAATCTGGAACATTCTTCTCTTCCTGTTGACAGTTCAGTTAGTTGGCCTGATAAAGTCTTCCTTTGCCAGCTTCCTTAGGGGCAACATTGTGATGGTTTTCATGTCACTCTACTCAGTGTTGTACATGTCAAGTTTACTGCCAGCAAAGATGTTTGCGATTGCCACGATAAACAAAGCAGGGTGGGGCACGTCAGGAAGGAAAACCATTGTAGTTAATTTTATAGGACTCATTCCAGTCTCCATTTGGTTTACAATCCTCCTAGGTGGCGTAATTTTCACTATTTACAAGGAATcaaaaaagccattttctgaGTCAAAACAGACAGTTCTCATCATTGGCACAATACTCTATGCATGTTACTGGGTTTTGCTTTTGACTTTGTACATGGTTCTTATCAACAAATGTGGCAGGCGGAAGAAAGAGCAACAACACTACGACATGGTGCTAGACGTATGA